AGGGTCTGAGAAATCTGATTTGAAGCGTATGGTGTGCTGCGTAATGGGTGACTGGTGGGTTTGGAGGGAACGCCTAACTGTTTGTCTCTTATGGAGAGTTCTGATGGAAGCACTATTGCCCTTGCAGTAACGGATTTGAAGTTTGCCCCTCTCCCAACTTTCACACAGTCAAATTGACTGCTTTCGATACAGCTGCCGACGGCTAAGCCAGTAATCGGCGCGGCAACTTCGGTTGAAAGCGGGTTGGATTGAAAAACTGTGTCCGTTGCGGTCACGTCTTTTAAGCCAACGCGGTCGCCAACGATGGTATTTCCTATCAACACAACATTTTCGAGACGACAGTAGTTCCCAATCTGTACCCCATCGCCAAGATGCACACGTCCCAGAAGGTAGCAGCCGTGACCGATTTTGATATTATCTGTCGCCAATGTGATCTGTGCTGCCGGATCAACCCTAACCCTTCTCTGTACCAGTTTTTTCTTGGTCTCCGCAAACAGGTGTTCCTCGCCAGTAAGGACGTTTGACCAACGGTTAATGCCAGAGATAATTTCGCCCCGATGGATATAGGCGTTGGTTTTCAAACCATCTTCGTAGCAGTGGCGGATGAGATCGGCATGGTGGAGCTCGGACTTGTCACCGTGGGGTTGCAGACGATTCATCCGGGCGAGCGCTGCATCACGGCGGATTAGGGTGATACCGGTGTTGGTGTAGGCTTCCCCGCGCTCCCAGCGCTGCCACATCGTCTCTTTTTCCGTGTTGGTCATGTCGTACCACTCTTTTGTGCCTATGAACTCACCTTCATCGTCAAAGAATAATCCGCCTTTATCAACTACGGTGTCAGGAATTTTGCCACAAAGGGTAACATCTGCACTGACAGCAAAGTGTGACAGGAGTGTGCCTACGAAGATGGCTTGATTCAAAAACGGCTCATCGCCAAAGGCAACGCCGAGACATTCTGCATCGGATTCGGAGATTATCGACAACGCGACCCGTAGCGCAGCTCCTGTGCCGTAAGGGTGCTCAGGTTGTACACACAGGATGGCGTCTGGTCCGAACAGTTGGTTGGTCTCTTCTGGATCAAGCGCTGAAGGAGGGATGACACCACTTAAAGGGATATCCGTTTTCGCCACACGGGCTGCCATTTGGGCGTTGACAACAATGATATGCGGACGACTTCCCGGTAGGTAGCTTCGGGACAGTTGCAAGGTATTCCGCTCACCGAACCACAGGTCTAAGTTTTTGTTCAGACGGCTGGACGGATCAATGCGAGTCCCTTTCCCAGCTGCGAGTATAACCCACTGTGGGTCAATTT
The genomic region above belongs to Candidatus Poribacteria bacterium and contains:
- a CDS encoding DUF89 family protein; the protein is MNSNLDNLRQTIETILRCNLSETTGISDKAETEKLVHRFLHAVSNQIGHQSDQTHQDSDQLSRKIDPQWVILAAGKGTRIDPSSRLNKNLDLWFGERNTLQLSRSYLPGSRPHIIVVNAQMAARVAKTDIPLSGVIPPSALDPEETNQLFGPDAILCVQPEHPYGTGAALRVALSIISESDAECLGVAFGDEPFLNQAIFVGTLLSHFAVSADVTLCGKIPDTVVDKGGLFFDDEGEFIGTKEWYDMTNTEKETMWQRWERGEAYTNTGITLIRRDAALARMNRLQPHGDKSELHHADLIRHCYEDGLKTNAYIHRGEIISGINRWSNVLTGEEHLFAETKKKLVQRRVRVDPAAQITLATDNIKIGHGCYLLGRVHLGDGVQIGNYCRLENVVLIGNTIVGDRVGLKDVTATDTVFQSNPLSTEVAAPITGLAVGSCIESSQFDCVKVGRGANFKSVTARAIVLPSELSIRDKQLGVPSKPTSHPLRSTPYASNQISQTLLDQLVLPGYNPGVFTLGEKRWLPDWENIRQHVRSHSEHELIERATRDPTLRQTAINAVGELLELRQANGAHVIDDLTPEELWGSIFKAVMLCTGNPNPYRRDKRNARQTAINLLAQFPNCDWLERLKLVIAANIIDYSSARVVAKLRETPDYFSLVLQEAIHASLAIDCFGQFRSTILEDKPKRLLWLIDNDGESVFDLWLIEAIAEHGHQITVVGKAEPATNDATLDDLRDLTTHPHFHKLREQITVGDVHLISSGSNTVGTNLYQGTGEFANALLDADLVISKGQGNLFTTLGLKKDTFYLLLSKGVTAERLTGVVPDPSQVIDGLILAYVPGGTRLDRTLKEFCVSQESVFD